The following coding sequences are from one Culex quinquefasciatus strain JHB chromosome 1, VPISU_Cqui_1.0_pri_paternal, whole genome shotgun sequence window:
- the LOC6037522 gene encoding zinc finger protein 2 homolog: MTSVTEVNFAAVCRACMASADTLLSVASPLDADENSPITDVIEELTAIQVRTGDGLPESVCERCVQELRRFVEFIRQVRLTDRSLRQMFKAGRTGSVSKKLPLLEIQKVEVDEDNGVEEYLEYEEVIWKDDEKDHHEELIFELKMESGSDVEFQGFEESLEETKSVERVSNMRPVTGRGKPLSGKRKKRPTKANVSTDAGGAEEMDDTEREMFQVLERQEGQFMCCGCYQVFDTEEEMAEHSAGHASKSTINLQKKFVCPTCARRYTSSVALEAHRKHQKATKIYECIRCRARIVDPKRRYQHAHNHPEREVIQSDYLEPIRVMPRYGPETRICCATGCRKVFENETDMIAHAHEDHSTNKIEYDLPAHRDKPHECSVCFKRFLTYQSLLFHQKRRYRRVGSLRQCSLCGKHLTSAQQLASHERMHQNLRPFECQLCTKGFASAAYLKAHMLSHSTAKPFVCATCGTGFQRKGSLQKHEVIHMDQLPFQCQHCPKAFRLKARLDLHMRTHTGERPYSCRYCEKTFADHTNRHRHEMGHTGIKPYKCTYCDKTFITRRLQNDHESAVHAAVIIFTCNVCTATFNNKKLFREHRQMHFE, encoded by the exons TCCGGACGGGAGACGGCCTGCCGGAGAGCGTTTGCGAGCGGTGCGTGCAGGAGTTGCGACGCTTCGTGGAGTTTATCCGACAAGTTCGGCTGACGGATCGATCGCTGAGGCAGATGTTCAAGGCGGGTCGTACCGGGAGCGTAAGTAAGAAGCTGCCGCTGCTGGAGATTCAAAAGGTAGAGGTGGACGAGGACAACGGGGTGGAGGAGTATCTGGAGTATGAGGAGGTTATCTGGAAGGATGACGAGAAAGATCACCATGAGGAGCTGATTTTTGAGCTGAAGATGGAGTCGGGATCGGACGTGGAGTTTCAGGGATTTGAGGAATCGCTGGAAGAAACCAAGAGCGTTGAGAGGGTGAGCAATATGCGACCGGTCACGGGAAGGGGAAAACCACTGAGTGGCAAACGGAAGAAGAGGCCTACAAAAGCGAACGTGTCGACTGACGCAGGAGGAGCCGAAGAGATGGACGATACCGAGCGAGAAATGTTCCAAGTGCTGGAACGCCAAGAGGGACAGTTCATGTGCTGCGGTTGCTACCAGGTATTTGATACTGAGGAAGAGATGGCGGAGCATTCGGCGGGACATGCCAGCAAATCCACCATCAATTTGCAGAAAAAGTTTGTGTGTCCGACCTGCGCCCGGCGGTACACTTCATCCGTGGCCTTAGAAGCGCACCGAAAGCACCAGAAAGCCACCAAAATCTACGAGTGCATCCGGTGTCGTGCAAGAATCGTTGACCCGAAGCGTCGCTACCAGCATGCTCACAACCATCCCGAGCGTGAAGTTATCCAGTCGGATTACTTGGAACCGATACGGGTCATGCCCCGGTATGGCCCCGAAACTCGAATCTGCTGTGCCACCGGATGTCGCAAGGTGTTCGAAAACGAAACCGACATGATTGCGCATGCCCACGAAGATCATAGCACGAACAAGATCGAGTACGATCTGCCAGCGCACCGAGACAAACCACACGAGTGCTCGGTTTGCTTCAAACGGTTCCTCACGTATCAATCGCTTCTATTTCATCAGAAGCGACGGTACAGGCGCGTTGGCTCGCTCCGCCAGTGCTCACTTTGCGGTAAGCATCTAACAAGCGCCCAACAATTGGCCTCCCACGAACGCATGCACCAGAACCTCCGACCCTTTGAGTGTCAACTCTGCACGAAGGGATTCGCCTCGGCGGCCTATCTCAAAGCCCACATGCTGAGTCATTCCACTGCAAAACCGTTCGTTTGCGCCACCTGTGGAACCGGCTTCCAGCGCAAGGGGTCACTGCAGAAACACGAAGTCATCCACATGGACCAGCTTCCGTTCCAGTGTCAACACTGTCCGAAGGCGTTCCGTCTGAAGGCCCGGCTCGACCTTCACATGCGCACGCACACGGGCGAGCGACCGTACTCCTGCAG ATATTGTGAAAAGACGTTCGCGGACCATACCAACAGGCATCGGCACGAGATGGGGCACACGG GAATCAAACCGTACAAGTGCACGTATTGCGACAAAACTTTCATCACTCGTCGACTGCAGAACGATCACGAATCCGCCGTTCACG CCGCTGTCATCATCTTCACCTGTAACGTGTGCACGGCCACATTCAACAACAAGAAACTTTTCCGAGAACATCGGCAGATGCATTTCGAGTAG